The Trichosurus vulpecula isolate mTriVul1 chromosome 3, mTriVul1.pri, whole genome shotgun sequence genome includes a window with the following:
- the LOC118842115 gene encoding 4F2 cell-surface antigen heavy chain-like, producing the protein MEAKQVTGETKALAVHIATSQDAEVDVAEVDMKDMALNEMEPLSVASGGKKKGVVNVKVADYEADAVGAAAASKFTGLSKEELLKVARSPAWVCTHRGLLLLFCLGCLGMLARVVVIIMQAPRCHELQVQRWWHQGALYRIGDLKAFQAQPSNAIGSLSGVKAHLDYLSNLKVKALVLGPIHKNLEDNLAKTDLLQIDPTIGSQEEFIQLLEAAKKKNIQIILDLTPNYQSESSWFLKKESEEVNEKMKEALSFWLKVGVNGIQVHDVQKLSDAASFLSLWNNLIHSINDDRVLIARTAASDLLEILSLLNNTDLLSSSYLEDFERRSSSGKELKELVANYLSAASGHWCSWTYSQVGHLDSYVPSHLLCLYYLLLFTLPGTPIFSYGDEIGLQVATLPGQPAEAPIMLWDEKALGPSEFVNLNMTVQGQTKDPASLLALFCKLSDSRGKEQSLLHGDFVVLPTQDDLFAYVRYWDRNDRFIIVLNLGSTSHEAELRMPSMSGSQKLELPEMAALVISTQGGHQEGSMLSLQKLAVAPGEGLLLKFPYMA; encoded by the coding sequence ATGGAAGCCAAACAAGTAACAGGCGAAACTAAAGCCCTCGCAGTCCACATTGCCACGAGCCAAGACGCCGAGGTGGACGTGGCAGAGGTGGACATGAAGGATATGGCGCTTAACGAGATGGAGCCGCTGTCTGTTGCCTCAGGGGGCAAAAAGAAGGGCGTGGTCAACGTCAAGGTGGCGGACTATGAGGCTGATGCCGTGGGCGCAGCGGCTGCCTCCAAGTTCACGGGCCTGTCCAAGGAGGAGCTGTTGAAGGTGGCCAGGAGCCCCGCCTGGGTGTGCACCCACCGGGGCCTGTTGTTGCTCTTCTGTCTGGGCTGTCTGGGCATGCTGGCCCGCGTCGTGGTCATCATCATGCAGGCGCCCCGCTGCCACGAGCTGCAGGTCCAACGTTGGTGGCACCAGGGTGCCCTGTACCGCATCGGAGACCTGAAGGCCTTCCAGGCCCAGCCCAGTAACGCCATCGGGAGTCTGTCTGGGGTGAAGGCCCACCTTGATTATCTGAGCAACCTCAAAGTGAAGGCACTGGTATTGGGGCCCATCCACAAGAACCTCGAAGATAACCTTGCTAAGACGGACTTGCTGCAGATCGACCCCACCATTGGCTCCCAGGAAGAGTTCATCCAACTCTTGGAAGCAGCTAAGAAAAAGAACATCCAGATCATTCTAGATCTCACTCCCAACTACCAAAGTGAGAGCAGCTGGTTTCTGAAGAAGGAGAGTGAAGAAGTGAATGAGAAGATGAAGGAAGCCCTGAGCTTTTGGCTGAAGGTCGGTGTGAATGGTATCCAGGTCCACGATGTCCAGAAACTTAGCGATGCTGCTTCATTCCTGTCTCTTTGGAACAACCTCATTCATAGCATCAATGATGACAGGGTCCTGATTGCCAGAACAGCAGCCTCAGACCTTCTGGAGATCCTGAGCCTGTTGAACAATACTGACCTGCTGAGCAGCTCGTACCTGGAGGACTTTGAGAGAAGGAGTTCCTCAGGGAAAGAGCTGAAAGAATTGGTTGCTAACTACCTGAGTGCTGCAAGTGGCCACTGGTGCAGCTGGACTTATTCTCAGGTCGGCCACTTGGACTCCTATGTGCCTTCCCATCTTCTCTGTCTCTACTACCTGTTGCTGTTCACACTTCCCGGGACACCCATCTTTAGCTATGGGGATGAAATTGGCTTGCAGGTGGCCACTCTCCCTGGACAGCCTGCTGAAGCCCCCATCATGCTTTGGGATGAAAAAGCACTTGGGCCTTCTGAGTTCGTGAACCTCAACATGACTGTCCAGGGCCAGACCAAGGACCCCGCCTCTCTCCTTGCTTTATTCTGTAAACTGAGTGACAGCCGAGGGAAGGAGCAGTCCTTGCTGCACGGGGACTTTGTGGTCCTGCCCACCCAAGATGACCTCTTTGCCTACGTGCGATACTGGGACCGAAATGACCGATTCATTATTGTCCTCAACCTGGGCTCCACGAGCCATGAGGCTGAGTTGAGGATGCCCTCTATGTCTGGCAGCCAGAAGCTAGAGCTTCCTGAGATGGCAGCTTTGGTGATCAGCACCCAAGGGGGCCACCAGGAAGGCAGCATGCTGTCCCTGCAAAAGCTGGCTGTGGCCCCAGGGGAGGGGCTGCTGCTCAAATTCCCCTACATGGCCTAA